cccctcAGTAACTTCTACAGGAACAGGCCCTACTGCTGGTAACACTGTTACCctgcatgtctatgtatatatatatatatatatatatatatatatatatatatatatatatatacccctcAGGAACAGGCCCTACTGCTGGTAACACTGTTACCctgcatgtctatgtatatatatacccCTCAGTAACTTCTACAGGAACAGGCTCATTGTATACCTGCATGTATACATCTACCTATCCCCATCCTCTCAAGTCTGACCCCTCTACCCTGTGAAACTACAGCTACTGAGCCTGTGATCTAAACCTGTACCTTGTCCCTGTGTCCAGTGTTTGTTGTTCCTCGTTCCTCTCTACAAGTCCTTACCCTGCAAGGAACCCCCCTCCCCAGCCCCCTCAAATCACAtcacattgtatttgtcacatgcaccgaatacaacaggtgtagaccttaccgtgaaatacttacttacaagcccttaaccaacagtgcagttcaagaaatagagttaagtcaatatttactaaataaactcaaGTTTGAAAAAAAATGAacccatatgtgtgtgtgtgtgtgtgtgtgtgtgtgtgtgtgtgtgtgtgtgtgtgtgtgtgtgtgtgtgtgtctccatagGAGTATAAGCGTAAGCAGATTGAGGAACAACGTCAAGCCGAGAGACTACAGAGACAGTTACAACAGGAGGTAACACTTGGTCCTTATCATGATGTCATATAACAATGTTGTTGAATAATTGAAGAGATGGTAAACTGTTGTCTATTTGTCTTGTAGAGAGCCTACCTGGTGTCTctacaacaacagcagcaacaacaacaacaaaaccaagATGGCCGACCAGGCGAGAAGAAACCGTTGTATCACTATAAAGACTCAGCTAGTCCTACTGACAAACCTGCATGGGCtaaagaggtacacacacacacacacacacacacacacactggcctggtGTCTACACTGATAGTTTCTACAGACAGAAGCAGAAGGGTTCGAGAGAAGATGCTGGAGAGACTCTGGTCTCTGGACAACATTCATAACTGGTTCATGAGTACAGTCTCAGTCCAACTACAACATTGTCTGTGTAGTGGTGCATACAGTGTGGATTGGAACAAGATATTGTGTTCTTCTGTTACAGTTCTcgcgtgtgtttttatatttgatgtgtgtgtttgaagAGTGTGCCTGTGTGAATTGGTCTGTctcttcacgtgtgtgtgtgtgtgtgtgtgtgtgtgtgtgtgtgtgtgtgtgtgtgtgtgtgtgtgtgtgtgtgcttgtgtttaaCTTCTGCCCCACCTTGTCTCCAGGTCCTGAAGCAGCAGACACACCCCCAGAGCCACTCACCCCGCCCATTCCTCAGACAAAGCCACTCCTTCAACCAACCTTCATACTCCATTCCCTCCCACGCCAACCTCCCTCGCCGAGCCCCCTCCaaccccacccctccccctcaCATCCGTATCTCCCTGGAGACCAGGGATCTAGTAGATCCCGTTGTGAAACAGGAGATCAAGCAGCAGGTTAGAGAGATGAGAGCTCAGAAAGCCGGTCAGAGGGTGttaagacagaaagaaagaatacGCAATACCAGAGCCAACCACCAGGGGgtagtacaacacaacaaccggGGGCCAATAGGGCCTAGCCCAGCCGGTCAGAAGGCTGGTCAGCAAGACCAAGGACGCAGTCCCAGACCTAAACACCAAGGGCCACAACACAACCCCAACCAGGGGCCACAGCATAATGGGAAGGGACAACAGGCTGGCTTTAACCGaggccccagccctaaccccaaccAATCCCGAAAAGAGAGCCCCATCTCTAATCCCCAAGCCCCTAACCAAGAGGCTCTCAATGGGCCAGTCTGGGCACCCTGCTCCAGCCCCAACCAGGGACATAACCTGGGGGTAAAAGACCAGGTGCAGATATTGGTCAGTGGCCGTAGTGGCAGCTCCATCTCCCCCTGTCGTAGAATAGACATAGAAGTAAATGACATAGATGTAGAAAtagactcctcttcctcctctcattcTAATTCTTctttcctctacccctctcctgatCATGATCTTAGAGGCAGCTCTCTGTTTCCCTGTCGCATAGAAGATGTAGAAATAGATGAACTAGATATAGAAATGGAGGAACTAGAAAAGAGGGAGTTCGATTGTTGGAggtatggagaggaggagagggaatggagggaaaggggtagagagggaggtgtgGGGGGGTTGAGGATGGCTTCCAGCCATGAGAGTCTGTTGGGATCCTATGGGGGTCATACGAACTCTGACCTCTACCCccgacccctaacccctgacctctcagcCTCTGCACCGGCAGGCCGGCTACGCCCTTTCCTGTCCTCCAATCACAATCACTTACTGGTTCCTGAATCCTCCAAGCAGAGTCAGTTCCTCCAAGTCCCCGGTTGGGCACCTCCCCCTCTGAACAGAGTGAGATCAGAGGTCACTGATGATGATGAGGTCACGACCTCTAACCTGGACCTATACTCCTCTGTGCCAATTAACATGCTCAGATCACACCTGGCCAAGGCCATGCCCATCAGACCCAAGcagtcatccctctctttctccccccttcgTTCTCCTGGTAAGAGCTCAGGTCCTCTGAAACAGTTAGTTTTAGCCTTAACTTGGATGGGCCTCTCGCCCCGAGGGTCACCTAGAACCTCACCCCAAACCTCAGCCAGAATCTCCCCCTCACACTCCCGACCTGAGTCCCCATGTCATTTCTCCCTCAATTCCCCTCCAGCTCCATTCTACCACTCCCAGTATCTCACACCCTGCTCCTCCCCCTACCTGACCCCTATGtgttctcctcacccctctcccggTGGCTCCCCCTTCGGCTCCCAGTCCCAGCTCACTATCAGACCACTAGCTGCTAGCcactagccacacacacacacacacacacacgcacacacgcacacacacacacacacacgcacacacgcacacacacacacacacacacacgcacgcacgcacgcacacgcacacgcacacgcacacgcacacacacacacacacacacacacacacacacacacacacacacacacacacacacacgcacatacatatTCTTTATTATATTTGTAGTTAAAACAAAATATTATACATTTTCTATATTTTATACTATTTTGTACTACAACATTGTTCCAACTTCGTATAGCTCAGTGGGTTCATCCTTACCCACCTACCTCCGATAGTCCCCCATCCAATCAAACCAGTTGGGTCATCCTTACCCACCTACCTCCGATAGTCCCCCATCCAATCAAACCAGTTGGGTCATCCTTACCCACCTACCTCCGATAGTCCCCCATCCAATCAAACCAGATATCAAGAAGAACCAGGCCCCCCACAGGCTGCCTCAGCTCCCCCTACCCCAAACACCCTACAATCCCTTGGAGCCAACTGCCCCTTGATCTGGAGGGTGATGATGTCACAGCAAGGACTCCATATGTATCACATCCTGTTTACGGTCAGTTAGCCAATTGCAGTTCAGCTTGGTGGTGGGTGCTGGCTAATCAGGTCTCAGCTGGGTGAATGCCAATCAGGAATGGCAATCAGGTCTCAGCTTGGTGCTGGGTAGAGACCAATCAGGACTCACTTTAGTGCTGGCCAATCGGTGGTGGACTATATTTTCTCTGGGATCAAAGACCAACATGGATTCTCAACATTTCAGATTCTCTTTTCTGATAGAATGATACGCTCCAAttccacctctcctccatccccctctccgcctctcctccatccccctctctgcctctcctccatccccctctctgcctctcctccatccccctctccgcctctcctccatccccctctctgcctctcctccatccccctctccgcctctcctccatcccccctctctgcctctcctccatccccctctccgcctctcctccatccccctctctgcctctcctccatccccctctccgcctctcctccatccccctctccgcctctcctccatccccctctccacctctcctccatccccctctctgcctctcctccatccccctctctacctctcctccatccccctctctgcctctcctccatccccctctctgcctctcctccatccccctctccgcctctccttcatccccctctcctccatccccctctctgcctctcctccatccccctctctgcctctcctccatccccctctctgcctctcctccatccccctctctgcctctcctcatccccctctctgcctctcctccatccccctctctgcctctcctccatctccctctccgcctctcctcattccccctctccgcctctcctccatccccctctccgcctctcctccatccccctctctgcctctcctccatccccctctctgcctctcctccatccccctctctgcctctcctccatcctctcctccatccccctctctgcctctcctccatccccctctctgcctctcctcatcccccctctctgcctctcctccatccgcctctcctccatccccctctctgcctctcctccatccccctctctgcctctcctccatccccctctctgcctctcctccatccccctctctgcctctcctcatcctcctctctgcctctcctccatccgcctctcctccatccccctctctgcctctcctccatcccccctctctgcgtctcctccacccccctctctgcctctcctccatccccctctctgcctctcctccatccccctctccgcctctcctccatccccctctctgcctctcctccatccccctctccgcctctcctcattccccctctccgcctctcctccatcccccctctccgcctctcctccatccccctctccgcctctcctccaaccccctctccgcctctcctccatccccctctccgcctctcctccatccccctctcctgctctcctccatccccctctccgcctctcctccatccccctctccgcctctcctccatccccctctccgcctctcctccatccccctctccgcctctcctccatccccctctccgcctctcctccatccccctctccgcctctcctccatccccctctccgcctctcctccatccccctctccacctctcctccatccccctctccgcctctcctccatccccctctccgcctctcctccatccccctcctcgtCCTCtcttcgtccgtctgtctgtctatcagttGAATTTAGAAAACGTTGTTTAGATGCAGCAGCTGGCGCAATtaaccttcctccctctctctctctctcgcgccctctctctatctccccttctctctccatctctctgttccaGCTTGTAGAGGAGTACCAGTTGATTCTAACCATTAATTGCATGATTGATTGCTCGGATCAACATGCACTGATGAGCCTGCCTCAGTGCCTCTAGATCACTGTAGACAACACCGTATTAACCTGTTGGTAATGTCCAGTtattctaataataataatgatgtgtGTCAGGTGGAGGAGCGCTCCAAGCTGAACAGACAGAGTTCTCCGGCGCTGCAGCATAAGGCCGTCTCCAGCCGGGTCTCTGAGGCCTCCCTGCCTCCTCGCTCCGAGTCCTTCAGCACTGCAGGGATGCAGCCGGCCCGCACCCCACCAACACACCGCCCAGTTGAACCacaggtgtgtgtctgtccctcctgtcgtctgtctgtctgtctctctgtgtgtgggtgttgacAATTACaaatatacaatatacacacaACATATAATTGTATTTCATATCGCATACTACTATGCTGTAGCCTATAGTACAGTCAACAAGCAGTATGTCTATCTGATGGAATTAGAAAATGAGAACCGACATTCCCATAATTCAGTGTtttatctcattctctctctctagatggctCACCTGATTCCAGTGAAGACCATGACAGGCTCTCAGTCTCTGCAGGAGAGCACAGGAGGAGAGGCgggggggatgaggaggagaggggaggaggggggcggCATGCCCCCCCGTCAGAACTCTGACCCCACCTCTGACTCTAACCCCGCCCCTCCACCTCGTACCACTAGCCGAGAGGACGATGAGCTTCCTCCTAAGGTCCCTCAGAGAACCACCTCCATCTCCCCAGCCCTGATGAGGAAAAACTCCCCCAACGGACAGGGACTCATacgagacaggtgtgtgtgtgtgtgtgtgtgtgtgtgtgtgtgtcagggtcgggctcaattccatttaaattccattGAAGTCAGGAAGTGCACTGAAATTGCTTTTCACGTCAATGCTTTTCAATGGGGAATTGGAATTAGGTTTACTTTCTGAAATGAAATggcattgaccccaaccctggtgttTGTGTGCTGTGTATgtattaacagtgtgtgtgtgtgtatttacagtgtgtgtgtgtgtatttacagtgtgtgtgtgttctttcagTAATCCAGACCTGAGAGCATCAGAGTTGTGTCTGGATACTGCTCTACAGAGgtcctctcactcctcctcctcatcctcacctTCGTCACAGAGaggtacacacatacaaacacacacacacacacacacacacacacacacacacacacacacacacacacacacacacacacacacacacacacacacaaacacacacacacacacacacacacacacacatatatatgtgacTGATGAATACATGTATTTGTCTATTGATacgctttgtgaatgttgatgcTGACTCCTCCCTTATGCTGTGATAGATCCACCAGTCCAGGAGACCTCCCCCCCAGCAGAAGCCAATCAGGAGGTCAGGATCAGACCGGAGGAGGGGCGAGACTCAGGCAGACCCAGCAGACCTGCCGTgagtaacacacactcacacgcaaacacactccTCGATTCTTTCTGGGAGTCAGGCTTTCTCCTCTTCTGCTACTTatgtttctctcttcttctccctctctttctccttccttctctcctcctcaatcTCTTCTGCTGTTCATCCCCTTCTCCTATCAGAGCTATAAGAAAGCCATAGATGAGGTTAGTGACCTCccccttttatctctctctctctctctgtctctctgtctctgttctctctctgttctctgtataaCCAGTATGACCCATTCATTCAGGGTTTTAACATCACTTTGGAGGTCTGACCAAGTCAGAATTTTGGAATTCTGAATTATGTGTGTGAATTGAAGTGTCAGGGAGCTGATAGCATTTAGCCTGGTggttagtctagtggttagagcattgggccagttgccagttaccgaaaggttgctggattgaatccctgagctgacaaggtaaaaatctgtcgttcttcccctgaacaaggcagttaacccactgttccccggtaggccgtcattgtaaataagaatttgatcttaactgatttgcctagttaaataaaggttcaataaatacaaaaaaagatCTCTTTCTCTTCATTACTCTGTGCACATGGTTTCTTTTAGGAGGAACTGGTGTGTGTGGTTTAGGAAGAGCTTGTGGAGGTCCACCCTGTCTGCATTAATTGGTTTGGTCCAGTGGTTGGGGGGAATGGGGCTGTGAGACTGGGCCATCTGGTAGCATGGGGGTGTTTGCTAGATGGATACAGACATGGATGTTACCTCCTTTATTTTTTAGAAGCTTGTGTTTTGATTTATTGGTTTATGACATCTTTGTTTTAGCTAGTCTTTTCCTAGGAAATCTTTCTCCAGAGTTCACAAATGTTTATTTGACGTGAAGTTATTGATGCTGATAGTTTATCTCATTCTGTCCGTCTCTCAGTTCCCCCTATGTCTCTGTTAATTGGACTCTCCCAACCCTCTTGACTGTTAGAGAATACGAAGTGGAATCACTACATTAATCAATATTCGGGCtcaaatttgtatttattttcgctttctctctctctctctctctctttaggacCTAAGTGCGCTGGCTAAGGAGCTGAGAGagttgagggtagaggagagcagtagaccTCCAGTGAAGGTGAGAAAGGTAATGTTTGTGACAAAGCATATCCACTTTCAGACATTATACCTTCATAGTGTACACTTTCAGACAGTATACCTTCATAGTGTACACTTTCAGACAGTATACCTTCATAGTGTACACTTTCAGGCAGTATACCTTCATAGTGTACACTTTCAGACAGTATACCTTCATAGTGTACACTTTCAGGCAGTATACCTTCATGGTGTACACTTTCAGACAATATACCTTCATAGTGTACACTTTCAGACAGTATACCTTCATGGTGTACACTTTCAGACAGTATACCTTCATAGTGTACACTTTCAGACAGTATACCTTCATAGTGTACACTTTCAGACAGTATACCTTCATGGTGTACACTTTCAGACAGTATACCTTCATGGTGTACACTTTCAGACAGTATACCTTCATAGTGTACACTTTCAGACAGTATACCTTCATAGTGTACACTTTCAGACAGTATACCTTCATAGTGTACACTTTCAGACAATATACCTTCAAAATAAAGGTGATAGATGGGATTCTATTATCCCTGTTTCCAAGGTGACAGACTACTCATCCTCGAGTGAGGAGCGGTCAGAGAGCAGTGACGAGGACGGAGAGACGGGGCAAGATGGGACGGTGGCTgtcatgtaagtgtgtgtgtgtatttaacaCAGATGTGTGTATACTAGGCCATCAATTTACAGTTGTAGTGAGTTGTATGTAAGGggtctgacgtgtgtgtgtgtgttgcaggccgCAGCAGGGTGAAGCATATGGAGGTTTGACTGAAGAACCTCTGGCAGGCTCcttcaacacaacacaggacagcacTCTGATCATGACAGAGGTGAGACACGCGCGTGCACAcccgcacacgcacgcacgcatgcaccgACATACAACTtagctttctgtctctctctctgtctctctctctgtctctctctctgtctctctctctctcaggcggaggagaggaggagggcaccAGGCCATGGTGAGAGTAACGGGTTCCATAGCAACCATCACGGCAGCGGTAACCAAGGCAATCTCCCTGACCTGGTCCAGCAgagctcctcctcttcaccctcaaCCCTGGATGCACTGAaagaggtaaacacacacacacacacacacacacacacacacacacacacacacacacacacacacacacacacacacacatacatacaatgattctttagtttTTGTCTACAGTTGTGCTCATTGCTTGGTTTCTTTCCAGCAATTTGGATCTAAAGCCTCCTTCTCCCCATTCGGTGACCCACGGTCCTATCAGACCTCCCCTACTGAAGATGAGGAAGAGAGCTCAGCTGgtaatgttgtgttgttattGTAAGGTTATTCTTTGgttgctgtaatgttgtgtttatgttattgtAAGGTTGTAATGTAGTGTAAACGTCCTATTTTCCACATGTACAAGTGTTAATTAATACATGTGTAAAATAGAGACACCCTCGGTGagcggggtcacggccagggtcaacGGCGACCTTAGAGAAATTATGGTTAAgtgcttgctcaagggcacagcagcagatgtttcaccttgtctgctcagggattcaaacaagcaaccttttggttaatgGCCCAAGGCTCTACActcaaggctacctgcctccactaTACTATAACGTTGTTCTGTGGTTTCAGGTCTGTTCACCAGTGAGTTGCTGCATCAGGAGCAGGCCAGACTAGCCGAGGCCAGAAAGATCAGCGTGGTCAACGTGAACCCAACCAACATACGACCTCACAGTGACACGCCTGAGATACGCAAATACAAGAAGCGCTTCAACTCTGAGATACTGTGTGCTGCTCTCTGGGGTAAGAAACCCCAGATATTCTCACACaaatgtgaacacacacacacacatgcaaagtcTCTCACACACATGAATACACGCACTTATGCAACTCACTCGTGTCTATtcccacatacacactgacaatgaataatctctctctgtctctttgaaactctcccctctctctctctctctctctccccctctctctcctccctctctctctctctccccctctctctctctctctctctctctcccctctctctctctttctctaccccctctctctctctctctctccccccctctctctccctctctgtctctctcccctctctctctctttctctaccccctctctcccctctctctctctctctctctctcccccctctctctccctctctgtctctctcccctctctctctctttctctaccccctctctccccctctctcccgtctctctctctctctctctctctctctctctctctctctctctctctctctctctctgtctctctaggtgtGAACCTGCTGGTGGGGACAGAGAATGGTTTGATGTTGCTTGACCGTAGCGGTCAGGGGAAGGTCTATAACCTGATAACCAGGAGACGCTTCCTACAGATGGATGTCCTGGAGGGACTTAATGTCCTGGTTACTATATCAGGTATTACAGACTGACCGCAGTAGGACCATTACATAACCGCAACATGACCACAGAGGGAGAACGTTGCTCTGTTAGTtaaagaactggaggcctgtagAACATCTCTGTTCTGATAAAGAGacatctctgttttctctctctctctctctctctccccttatctattgcctctcgctctctccctccctccctccctccctccctccctctcccccccccagGGAAGAAGAATAAGTTGCGTGTGTACTACCTGTCCTGGCTGAGGAACAGGATACTCCACAACGACCCAGAGGTGGAGAAGAAGCAGGGCTGGGTCACTGTAGGAGAGCTGGAGGGCTGCGTACACTACAAAGTCGGTAcggaactctctctcctctctctgtgtgtgtgtgtgtgtgtgtgtgtgtgtgtgtgtgtgtgtgtgtgtgtgtgtgtgtgtgtgtgtgtgtgtgtgtgtgtgtgtgtgtgtgtgtgtgttattgactctcttgtgtgtgtgtgtgtgtgtgtgtgtgtgtgtgtgtgtgtgtgtgtgtgtgtgtgtgtgtgtgtgtgtgtgtgtgtgtgtgtgtgtgtgtgtgtgtgtgtgtgtgtgtgtgtgtgtgtgtgtgtgtgtgtgtgtgtgtgtgtgtgtgtgtgtgtgtgtgtgtgtgtgtgtgtgtgtgtgtgtgtgtgtgtgtgtgtgtgtgtgtgtgtgtgtgtgtgtgtgtgtgtgtgtgtgtgtgtgttattgactctcctgtgtgtgtgtgttgtttccagTAAAGTACGAGAGGATCAAGTTCCTGGTGATCGCTCAGAAGAACGCAGTGGAGATCTATGCCTGGGCCCCCAAACCCTACCACAAGTTCATGGCCTTCAAGGTAACTCACACACCGGGTCGAGATGTGATGTTGTAGTTAGGTAGACATCTTGGAAGTACAGGGACTccttgagagaaaatgttgcaccGTTGTCCTAGACAACACTATGGGGTTTGTCACGTTGTTTGATACTGGTTACTCTGGGGTCAATAGTAACACTTCTCCCCCCCCCCAGTCGTTCACTGACCTGCAGCACCGCCCCCAGCTGGTTGACCTGACGGTGGAGGAGGGGCAGAGGTTAAAGGTCATCTACGGCTCCAGCCTGGGCTTCCATGTCATCGATGTCGACTCTGGCAACCCTTACGACATCTACGTCCCCTCACATGTaagtctgtgtgtggtgtgataTGTAGTTATGCTTCCTGACTGGCAGGGAGATAGCCAGTAGATAAccattatctctctctgtctgtctccctataGATTCAGACCCAGGTGACTCCCCATGCCATCGTGATTCTTCCTAAGACAGACGGGATGGAGatgttgttgtgttatgaagATGAGGGAGTGTACGTCAATACCTACGGACGCATCACTAAAGACGTCGTGCTGCAGTGGGGAGAGATGCCTACTTctgttggtgagtgtggtgggtgtgtgtgtgtgtgtgtgtgtgtgtgagctcagCTTTGTTTTAGGCCTGTGGGAACTTGTTTAGGTTTGTGTAAAGTTTAATCAGATTCAATCTCAACTCTGTTGTGTTCGTTCTGTCTcatgctctctccttctctttatttctctctctctctctctctgtttctttccttctctctttctatccttaaTCCTCCAGCCTATATCCACTCTAGCCAGATCATGGGCTGGGGGGAGAAGGCCATAGAGATCAGGTCTGTGGAGACGGGACACCTGGACGGGGTCTTCATGCACAAGAGAGCCCAGAGACTCAAGTTCCTGTGTGAGAGGAACGACAAGGTAAACAACAtgtgcgcacgcgcacacacacacacacacacacacacacacacacacacacacacacatgcatattctCTATTGCCTGCAACAATCATGTCTtctaatgctgtgtgtgtgtgtgtgtatgtgtgtgtgtctaggtgttcTTTGCGTCGGTGAGGTCTGGAGGCAGCAGTCAGGTCTTCTTCATGACCCTCAACCGTAGCTCCATGATGAACTGGTGAAACTAACTCCTCCCACCATCTTCCCATTGGCCTGCTCAGCTGTCCATCACAGGCCAAAGCTAATTTCATAAGCCAATTAAAACAATGGACCAAGAGAATCAAATCGCACCCTGAATCAAACAAGTGGATTGAAAAATAGGAGAGTCCAACACTGAATCGAactgagagaaacaaacactgaaTGAATCGAACGCTGAGagaatcaaatatcaaatcagtgTGAAAGAATTGAATTGTAAATGAATCAAGCTCTGAGAGAATCAAACTTAAAGACATTGAAACACTGAGAGACTACAACACTGTAACAGACTTAAAGGACTATAAAGAATGAAATAATAAGAAGATACATGACTATTAAGACGAGGAGTCTGAAGGTAGAGGAGTGTTTGGATCAACGGGGGCGCTGGTTTTCCGGTTTTCCAAGATCTCGACTACCATCTGTGGAGACGAACCGGTACTTCCGGATCctaatctttctttctctcctccactTCACCTTTCACTTCCCCTCTTTCTCCGCCACTCCACCCCTCT
The Salmo salar chromosome ssa16, Ssal_v3.1, whole genome shotgun sequence DNA segment above includes these coding regions:
- the LOC106595512 gene encoding TRAF2 and NCK-interacting protein kinase isoform X11; translation: MATDSPARSLDEIDLSALRDPAGIFELVELVGNGTYGQVYKGRHVKTGQLAAIKVMDVTGDEEEEIKGEINMLKKYSHHRNIATYYGAFVKKNPPGIDDQLWLVMEFCGAGSITDLIKNTKGNSLKEEWTAYVCREILRGLTHLHQHKVIHRDIKGQNVLLTENAEVKLVDFGVSAQLDRTVGKRNTFIGTPYWMAPEVIACDENPEATYDFKSDLWSLGITAIEMAEGAPPLCDMHPMRALFLIPRNPAPRLKSKKWSKKFQSFIESCLVKSHGQRPSTEQLLKHPFIRELPNERQIRIQLKDHIDRTKKKRGERDETEYEYSGSEEEEEERDVGEPSSIINIPGESTLRRDFLRLQLANKERSEALRRQQLEQQQNEEHKRLLLAERQKRIEEQKEQRRRLEEQQRRERELRKQQEREQRRRYEEMEQLRRDEERRHAEREQEYKRKQIEEQRQAERLQRQLQQERAYLVSLQQQQQQQQQNQDGRPGEKKPLYHYKDSASPTDKPAWAKEVEERSKLNRQSSPALQHKAVSSRVSEASLPPRSESFSTAGMQPARTPPTHRPVEPQMAHLIPVKTMTGSQSLQESTGGEAGGMRRRGEEGGGMPPRQNSDPTSDSNPAPPPRTTSREDDELPPKVPQRTTSISPALMRKNSPNGQGLIRDSNPDLRASELCLDTALQRSSHSSSSSSPSSQRDPPVQETSPPAEANQEVRIRPEEGRDSGRPSRPASYKKAIDEDLSALAKELRELRVEESSRPPVKVTDYSSSSEERSESSDEDGETGQDGTVAVMPQQGEAYGGLTEEPLAGSFNTTQDSTLIMTEAEERRRAPGHGESNGFHSNHHGSGNQGNLPDLVQQSSSSSPSTLDALKEQFGSKASFSPFGDPRSYQTSPTEDEEESSAGLFTSELLHQEQARLAEARKISVVNVNPTNIRPHSDTPEIRKYKKRFNSEILCAALWGVNLLVGTENGLMLLDRSGQGKVYNLITRRRFLQMDVLEGLNVLVTISGKKNKLRVYYLSWLRNRILHNDPEVEKKQGWVTVGELEGCVHYKVVKYERIKFLVIAQKNAVEIYAWAPKPYHKFMAFKSFTDLQHRPQLVDLTVEEGQRLKVIYGSSLGFHVIDVDSGNPYDIYVPSHIQTQVTPHAIVILPKTDGMEMLLCYEDEGVYVNTYGRITKDVVLQWGEMPTSVAYIHSSQIMGWGEKAIEIRSVETGHLDGVFMHKRAQRLKFLCERNDKVFFASVRSGGSSQVFFMTLNRSSMMNW
- the LOC106595512 gene encoding TRAF2 and NCK-interacting protein kinase isoform X8, producing the protein MATDSPARSLDEIDLSALRDPAGIFELVELVGNGTYGQVYKGRHVKTGQLAAIKVMDVTGDEEEEIKGEINMLKKYSHHRNIATYYGAFVKKNPPGIDDQLWLVMEFCGAGSITDLIKNTKGNSLKEEWTAYVCREILRGLTHLHQHKVIHRDIKGQNVLLTENAEVKLVDFGVSAQLDRTVGKRNTFIGTPYWMAPEVIACDENPEATYDFKSDLWSLGITAIEMAEGAPPLCDMHPMRALFLIPRNPAPRLKSKKWSKKFQSFIESCLVKSHGQRPSTEQLLKHPFIRELPNERQIRIQLKDHIDRTKKKRGERDETEYEYSGSEEEEEERDVGEPSSIINIPGESTLRRDFLRLQLANKERSEALRRQQLEQQQNEEHKRLLLAERQKRIEEQKEQRRRLEEQQRRERELRKQQEREQRRRYEEMEQLRRDEERRHAEREQEYKRKQIEEQRQAERLQRQLQQERAYLVSLQQQQQQQQQNQDGRPGEKKPLYHYKDSASPTDKPAWAKEVEERSKLNRQSSPALQHKAVSSRVSEASLPPRSESFSTAGMQPARTPPTHRPVEPQMAHLIPVKTMTGSQSLQESTGGEAGGMRRRGEEGGGMPPRQNSDPTSDSNPAPPPRTTSREDDELPPKVPQRTTSISPALMRKNSPNGQGLIRDSNPDLRASELCLDTALQRSSHSSSSSSPSSQRDPPVQETSPPAEANQEVRIRPEEGRDSGRPSRPASYKKAIDEDLSALAKELRELRVEESSRPPVKVRKVTDYSSSSEERSESSDEDGETGQDGTVAVMPQQGEAYGGLTEEPLAGSFNTTQDSTLIMTEAEERRRAPGHGESNGFHSNHHGSGNQGNLPDLVQQSSSSSPSTLDALKEQFGSKASFSPFGDPRSYQTSPTEDEEESSAGLFTSELLHQEQARLAEARKISVVNVNPTNIRPHSDTPEIRKYKKRFNSEILCAALWGVNLLVGTENGLMLLDRSGQGKVYNLITRRRFLQMDVLEGLNVLVTISGKKNKLRVYYLSWLRNRILHNDPEVEKKQGWVTVGELEGCVHYKVVKYERIKFLVIAQKNAVEIYAWAPKPYHKFMAFKSFTDLQHRPQLVDLTVEEGQRLKVIYGSSLGFHVIDVDSGNPYDIYVPSHIQTQVTPHAIVILPKTDGMEMLLCYEDEGVYVNTYGRITKDVVLQWGEMPTSVAYIHSSQIMGWGEKAIEIRSVETGHLDGVFMHKRAQRLKFLCERNDKVFFASVRSGGSSQVFFMTLNRSSMMNW